A window from Cryptomeria japonica chromosome 1, Sugi_1.0, whole genome shotgun sequence encodes these proteins:
- the LOC131075720 gene encoding type IV inositol polyphosphate 5-phosphatase 6-like: MSQHTNIQDLRVFVGTWNVGGEAPHTHSSLNLDEWVQPSSAPADIYVFGFQEIVPLNAGNVLGVEDNGPAAKWLALIRQTLNKNTNQINSSGPNYCLVASKQMVGIFLCVWVKSDLRQHVRDIRVSCVGCGLMGYLGNKGSVSISMLFQQTSFCFVCTHLTSGEKEGDEIRRNSDVREIIKKTHFPQTDKIFSEKSPERILEHDRVIWLGDLNYRLALNYTDSKDLMKKNSWETLLEKDQLQNQKKAGHIFEGWNEGKIYFPPTYKYCTNSEQYTGENLKSKAKRRTPAWCDRILWYGKGLKQAFYVRGESKFSDHRPVYSIFIADVELVNTNKIMDANLDIQGYIRFQPFFNWFEKS; encoded by the exons ATGTCCCAGCATACCAACATACAAGATCTAAG GGTATTTGTGGGAACATGGAATGTAGGAGGTGAAGCACCCCACACTCACAGTAGCCTCAATTTGGATGAATGGGTACAGCCATCATCAGCTCCTGCAGACATCTACGTTTTTGG GTTTCAGGAAATCGTCCCTTTGAATGCTGGGAATGTTTTGGGTGTAGAAGACAATGGCCCTGCTGCAAAATGGTTGGCCCTTATTCGCCAAACATTGAACAAAAACACAAATCAAA TCAATTCAAGTGGGCCAAATTACTGTCTGGTAGCCAGCAAACAGATGGTTGGCATTTTTCTGTGTGTGTGGGTGAAAAGTGATCTGAGACAGCATGTCAGAGATATAAGAGTCTCTTGTGTTGGTTGTGGGCTAATGGGTTACCTTGGCAACAAG GGTTCTGTTTCGATCAGCATGTTATTCCAGCAGACAAGCTTCTGCTTTGTTTGTACTCATTTGACATCAGGAGAGAAAGAAGGTGATGAGATACGGAGAAATTCTGATGTGAGGGAGATCATAAAGAAGACCCACTTTCCCCAAACAGACaagattttctctgagaaaagtccAGAAAGAATTTTGGAGCATGA TCGAGTTATTTGGCTTGGAGATTTGAATTATCGTCTTGCACTTAACTATACTGACAGCAAAGATCTCATGAAAAAAAATAGCTGGGAAACCCTGTTGGAGAAAGATCAG CTTCAAAATCAGAAAAAAGCAGGACATATATTTGAAGGATGGAATGAAGGAAAAATATATTTTCCTCCTACTTACAAGTACTGCACAAATTCAGAGCAATATACTGGAGAAAATCTGAAGTCAAAGGCAAAGCGACGCACACCAGCATG GTGTGACCGAATACTTTGGTATGGTAAAGGCTTAAAACAAGCCTTTTATGTTCGTGGAGAGTCAAAATTTTCTGACCATCGACCTGTATATTCAATTTTTATTGCGGATG TGGAACTTGTCAACACTAATAAAATAATGGATGCAAATTTGGATATTCAAGGTTACATAAGATTTCAACCCTTCTTTAATTGGTTTGAAAAAAGTTGA